One stretch of Echeneis naucrates chromosome 11, fEcheNa1.1, whole genome shotgun sequence DNA includes these proteins:
- the ago4 gene encoding protein argonaute-4 isoform X7: MEALGPGPPAPTSLFQPPRRPGLGTVGKPIRLLANHFQVQIPKIDVYHYDIDIKPEKRPRRVNREVVDTMVRHFKMQIFGDRQPGYDGKRNMYTAHPLPIGRDRVDLEVTLPGEGKDQTFKVSLQWVSVVSLQMLLEALSGHLNEVPEDSVQALDVITRHLPSMRYTPVGRSFFSPPEGYYHPLGGGREVWFGFHQSVRPAMWNMMLNIDVSATAFYRAQPVIEFMCEVLDIQNINEQTKPLTDSQRVKFTKEIRGLKVEVTHCGQMKRKYRVCNVTRRPASHQTFPLQLENGQAMECTVAQYFKQKYNLQLKYPHLPCLQVGQEQKHTYLPLEVCNIVAGQRCIKKLTDNQTSTMIKATARSAPDRQEEISRLVKSNSMVGGPDPYLKEFGIVVHNDMTEVTGRVLPAPMLQYGGRNKTVATPNQGVWDMRGKQFYAGIEIKVWAVACFAPQKQCREDLLKSFTDQLRKISKDAGMPIQGQPCFCKYAQGADSVEPMFKHLKMSYVGLQLIVVILPGKTPVYAEVKRVGDTLLGMATQCVQVKNVVKTSPQTLSNLCLKINAKLGGINNVLVPHQRPSVFQQPVIFLGADVTHPPAGDGKKPSIAAVVGSMDGHPSRYCATVRVQTSRQDMSQEQLFSQEVIQDLTNMVRELLIQFYKSTRFKPTRIIYYRGGVSEGQMKQVAWPELIAIRKACISLEEDYRPGITYIVVQKRHHTRLFCSDKAERVGKSGNVPAGTTVDSTITHPSEFDFYLCSHAGIQGTSRPSHYHVLWDDNCFTADELQLLTYQLCHTYVRCTRSVSIPAPAYYARLVAFRARYHLVDKDHDSAEGSHVSGQSNGRDPQALAKAVQIHYDTQHTMYFA; encoded by the exons GCCCGCCTGCCCCTACCTCTCTGTTTCAGCCTCCGCGGCGTCCCGGCCTCGGCACGGTGGGGAAACCCATCCGGCTCCTTGCCAACCACTTCCAGGTGCAGATTCCCAAGATTGATGTTTATCATTATGATATTGACATCAAGCCTGAGAAACGGCCTCGAAGGGTCAACAG GGAGGTGGTGGACACCATGGTGCGGCACTTCAAGATGCAGATCTTTGGAGACCGACAGCCTGGCTACGACGGGAAGAGGAACATGTACACAGCACATCCACTGCCAATAGGGAGGGACAGG GTGGATTTGGAGGTGACCCTGCCTGGTGAGGGGAAGGATCAGACATTCAAGGTGTCCTTGCAGTGGGTGTCTGTGGTCAGTCTTCAAATGCTGCTGGAAGCCCTGTCCGGTCACCTGAACGAGGTCCCCGAAGACTCTGTCCAGGCCCTGGATGTCATCACCCGGCACCTACCCTCCATGAG GTACACTCCAGTGGGGCGTTCATTTTTCTCCCCGCCGGAGGGCTACTATCATCCTCTGGGTGGAGGCAGGGAGGTCTGGTTTGGTTTCCATCAGTCTGTCCGTCCTGCCATGTGGAACATGATGCTCAATATAGATG TGTCGGCCACTGCTTTCTACCGTGCCCAGCCTGTGATAGAATTCATGTGCGAAGTGCTTGATATCCAGAACATCAACGAACAGACCAAACCACTGACGGACTCGCAGCGCGTCAAATTCACCAAGGAAATAAGAG GATTGAAAGTTGAGGTCACACATTGTGGTCAGATGAAGAGAAAATATCGAGTGTGCAATGTCACACGCCGACCTGCCAGCCACCAAAC GTTCCCCTTACAGCTTGAGAATGGCCAAGCCATGGAGTGCACAGTAGCCCAGTATTTCAAGCAGAAGTACAACCTGCAGCTCAAGTATCCTCATTTGCCTTGTCTACAAGTGGGGcaggaacagaaacacacctACCTTCCCCTGGAG GTCTGTAACATTGTAGCAGGCCAGCGCTGTATCAAGAAATTGACAGACAACCAGACATCCACCATGATTAAAGCTACAGCTCGCTCAGCCCCCGACAGACAAGAAGAGATCAGCCGACTG gtcAAAAGCAACAGCATGGTCGGGGGGCCAGACCCTTACCTGAAGGAGTTTGGCATTGTGGTGCACAATGACATGACGGAGGTTACTGGGCGTGTGCTCCCTGCGCCCATGCTGCAGTATGGGGGCCGG AATAAAACTGTGGCCACGCCCAACCAGGGCGTGTGGGACATGCGCGGGAAGCAGTTCTATGCTGGCATCGAGATCAAGGTCTGGGCTGTGGCCTGCTTCGCCCCACAGAAACAGTGTCGGGAAGACCTGCTCAA GAGCTTCACTGACCAGCTGCGAAAAATTTCAAAGGATGCTGGGATGCCCATTCAAGGCCAGCCATGTTTCTGTAAATACGCCCAAGGAGCTGACAGTGTGGAGCCGATGTTTAAACACCTCAAAATGTCTTATGTCGGGCTGCAGCTGATTGTGGTCATTCTGCCCGGCAAAACACCTGTCTATG CCGAGGTGAAGAGGGTGGGCGACACTCTCCTCGGCATGGCCACCCAGTGTGTCCAGGTGAAGAACGTAGTGAAGACGTCCCCTCAGACTCTCTCCAACCTCTGCCTCAAGATCAACGCCAAACTGGGAGGCATCAACAACGTTCTTGTGCCTCATCAGAG GCCCTCTGTGTTCCAGCAGCCAGTCATCTTTTTGGGGGCCGATGTGACGCATCCTCCTGCAGGTGACGGGAAGAAGCCATCCATTGCGGCAGTGGTGGGCAGCATGGATGGCCACCCCAGCAGATACTGCGCAACAGTGCGAGTCCAGACATCACGACAAGACATGTCCCAG GAGCAGCTCTTCAGCCAAGAGGTCATCCAAGACTTGACCAACATGGTGCGGGAACTGCTCATCCAGTTCTATAAGTCCACACGCTTCAAGCCCACTCGTATCATCTATTACCGCGGCGGCGTGTCAGAGGGACAGATGAAGCAG GTGGCATGGCCAGAGCTGATAGCAATCCGCAAGGCGTGCATCAGTCTGGAGGAGGATTACAGGCCGGGCATTACCTACATTGTGGTCCAGAAGCGTCACCACACTCGTCTATTCTGCTCTGACAAAGCTGAGCGG GTGGGGAAGAGTGGCAATGTCCCAGCCGGCACCACAGTGGACAGTACCATCACACACCCGTCCGAGTTCGATTTCTACCTGTGCAGCCATGCTGGTATTCAG GGAACCAGTCGTCCCTCCCACTACCACGTCCTGTGGGATGACAACTGCTTCACAGCAGATGAACTGCAGCTCCTCACCTACCAGCTGTGCCACACCTACGTCCGCTGCACTCGCTCCGTCTCCATCCCAGCACCGGCCTACTACGCCAGGCTAGTGGCCTTCCGAGCCCGATACCACCTGGTGGACAAAGACCACGACAG CGCTGAAGGCAGCCACGTGTCGGGACAGAGTAATGGCCGGGACCCTCAGGCACTGGCCAAGGCAGTTCAGATCCACTATGATACCCAGCACACCATGTACTTCGCCTGA
- the ago4 gene encoding protein argonaute-4 isoform X5, with amino-acid sequence MEALGPGPPAPTSLFQPPRRPGLGTVGKPIRLLANHFQVQIPKIDVYHYDIDIKPEKRPRRVNREVVDTMVRHFKMQIFGDRQPGYDGKRNMYTAHPLPIGRDRVDLEVTLPGEGKDQTFKVSLQWVSVVSLQMLLEALSGHLNEVPEDSVQALDVITRHLPSMRYTPVGRSFFSPPEGYYHPLGGGREVWFGFHQSVRPAMWNMMLNIDVSATAFYRAQPVIEFMCEVLDIQNINEQTKPLTDSQRVKFTKEIRGLKVEVTHCGQMKRKYRVCNVTRRPASHQTFPLQLENGQAMECTVAQYFKQKYNLQLKYPHLPCLQVGQEQKHTYLPLEVCNIVAGQRCIKKLTDNQTSTMIKATARSAPDRQEEISRLVKSNSMVGGPDPYLKEFGIVVHNDMTEVTGRVLPAPMLQYGGRVSTDTGRDCGRNKTVATPNQGVWDMRGKQFYAGIEIKVWAVACFAPQKQCREDLLKSFTDQLRKISKDAGMPIQGQPCFCKYAQGADSVEPMFKHLKMSYVGLQLIVVILPGKTPVYAEVKRVGDTLLGMATQCVQVKNVVKTSPQTLSNLCLKINAKLGGINNVLVPHQRPSVFQQPVIFLGADVTHPPAGDGKKPSIAAVVGSMDGHPSRYCATVRVQTSRQDMSQEQLFSQEVIQDLTNMVRELLIQFYKSTRFKPTRIIYYRGGVSEGQMKQVAWPELIAIRKACISLEEDYRPGITYIVVQKRHHTRLFCSDKAERVGKSGNVPAGTTVDSTITHPSEFDFYLCSHAGIQGTSRPSHYHVLWDDNCFTADELQLLTYQLCHTYVRCTRSVSIPAPAYYARLVAFRARYHLVDKDHDSAEGSHVSGQSNGRDPQALAKAVQIHYDTQHTMYFA; translated from the exons GCCCGCCTGCCCCTACCTCTCTGTTTCAGCCTCCGCGGCGTCCCGGCCTCGGCACGGTGGGGAAACCCATCCGGCTCCTTGCCAACCACTTCCAGGTGCAGATTCCCAAGATTGATGTTTATCATTATGATATTGACATCAAGCCTGAGAAACGGCCTCGAAGGGTCAACAG GGAGGTGGTGGACACCATGGTGCGGCACTTCAAGATGCAGATCTTTGGAGACCGACAGCCTGGCTACGACGGGAAGAGGAACATGTACACAGCACATCCACTGCCAATAGGGAGGGACAGG GTGGATTTGGAGGTGACCCTGCCTGGTGAGGGGAAGGATCAGACATTCAAGGTGTCCTTGCAGTGGGTGTCTGTGGTCAGTCTTCAAATGCTGCTGGAAGCCCTGTCCGGTCACCTGAACGAGGTCCCCGAAGACTCTGTCCAGGCCCTGGATGTCATCACCCGGCACCTACCCTCCATGAG GTACACTCCAGTGGGGCGTTCATTTTTCTCCCCGCCGGAGGGCTACTATCATCCTCTGGGTGGAGGCAGGGAGGTCTGGTTTGGTTTCCATCAGTCTGTCCGTCCTGCCATGTGGAACATGATGCTCAATATAGATG TGTCGGCCACTGCTTTCTACCGTGCCCAGCCTGTGATAGAATTCATGTGCGAAGTGCTTGATATCCAGAACATCAACGAACAGACCAAACCACTGACGGACTCGCAGCGCGTCAAATTCACCAAGGAAATAAGAG GATTGAAAGTTGAGGTCACACATTGTGGTCAGATGAAGAGAAAATATCGAGTGTGCAATGTCACACGCCGACCTGCCAGCCACCAAAC GTTCCCCTTACAGCTTGAGAATGGCCAAGCCATGGAGTGCACAGTAGCCCAGTATTTCAAGCAGAAGTACAACCTGCAGCTCAAGTATCCTCATTTGCCTTGTCTACAAGTGGGGcaggaacagaaacacacctACCTTCCCCTGGAG GTCTGTAACATTGTAGCAGGCCAGCGCTGTATCAAGAAATTGACAGACAACCAGACATCCACCATGATTAAAGCTACAGCTCGCTCAGCCCCCGACAGACAAGAAGAGATCAGCCGACTG gtcAAAAGCAACAGCATGGTCGGGGGGCCAGACCCTTACCTGAAGGAGTTTGGCATTGTGGTGCACAATGACATGACGGAGGTTACTGGGCGTGTGCTCCCTGCGCCCATGCTGCAGTATGGGGGCCGGGTGAGTACAGACACAGGGAGGGACTGTGGCAGG AATAAAACTGTGGCCACGCCCAACCAGGGCGTGTGGGACATGCGCGGGAAGCAGTTCTATGCTGGCATCGAGATCAAGGTCTGGGCTGTGGCCTGCTTCGCCCCACAGAAACAGTGTCGGGAAGACCTGCTCAA GAGCTTCACTGACCAGCTGCGAAAAATTTCAAAGGATGCTGGGATGCCCATTCAAGGCCAGCCATGTTTCTGTAAATACGCCCAAGGAGCTGACAGTGTGGAGCCGATGTTTAAACACCTCAAAATGTCTTATGTCGGGCTGCAGCTGATTGTGGTCATTCTGCCCGGCAAAACACCTGTCTATG CCGAGGTGAAGAGGGTGGGCGACACTCTCCTCGGCATGGCCACCCAGTGTGTCCAGGTGAAGAACGTAGTGAAGACGTCCCCTCAGACTCTCTCCAACCTCTGCCTCAAGATCAACGCCAAACTGGGAGGCATCAACAACGTTCTTGTGCCTCATCAGAG GCCCTCTGTGTTCCAGCAGCCAGTCATCTTTTTGGGGGCCGATGTGACGCATCCTCCTGCAGGTGACGGGAAGAAGCCATCCATTGCGGCAGTGGTGGGCAGCATGGATGGCCACCCCAGCAGATACTGCGCAACAGTGCGAGTCCAGACATCACGACAAGACATGTCCCAG GAGCAGCTCTTCAGCCAAGAGGTCATCCAAGACTTGACCAACATGGTGCGGGAACTGCTCATCCAGTTCTATAAGTCCACACGCTTCAAGCCCACTCGTATCATCTATTACCGCGGCGGCGTGTCAGAGGGACAGATGAAGCAG GTGGCATGGCCAGAGCTGATAGCAATCCGCAAGGCGTGCATCAGTCTGGAGGAGGATTACAGGCCGGGCATTACCTACATTGTGGTCCAGAAGCGTCACCACACTCGTCTATTCTGCTCTGACAAAGCTGAGCGG GTGGGGAAGAGTGGCAATGTCCCAGCCGGCACCACAGTGGACAGTACCATCACACACCCGTCCGAGTTCGATTTCTACCTGTGCAGCCATGCTGGTATTCAG GGAACCAGTCGTCCCTCCCACTACCACGTCCTGTGGGATGACAACTGCTTCACAGCAGATGAACTGCAGCTCCTCACCTACCAGCTGTGCCACACCTACGTCCGCTGCACTCGCTCCGTCTCCATCCCAGCACCGGCCTACTACGCCAGGCTAGTGGCCTTCCGAGCCCGATACCACCTGGTGGACAAAGACCACGACAG CGCTGAAGGCAGCCACGTGTCGGGACAGAGTAATGGCCGGGACCCTCAGGCACTGGCCAAGGCAGTTCAGATCCACTATGATACCCAGCACACCATGTACTTCGCCTGA
- the ago4 gene encoding protein argonaute-4 isoform X8, whose protein sequence is MEALGPGPPAPTSLFQPPRRPGLGTVGKPIRLLANHFQVQIPKIDVYHYDIDIKPEKRPRRVNREVVDTMVRHFKMQIFGDRQPGYDGKRNMYTAHPLPIGRDRVDLEVTLPGEGKDQTFKVSLQWVSVVSLQMLLEALSGHLNEVPEDSVQALDVITRHLPSMRYTPVGRSFFSPPEGYYHPLGGGREVWFGFHQSVRPAMWNMMLNIDVSATAFYRAQPVIEFMCEVLDIQNINEQTKPLTDSQRVKFTKEIRGLKVEVTHCGQMKRKYRVCNVTRRPASHQTFPLQLENGQAMECTVAQYFKQKYNLQLKYPHLPCLQVGQEQKHTYLPLEVCNIVAGQRCIKKLTDNQTSTMIKATARSAPDRQEEISRLVKSNSMVGGPDPYLKEFGIVVHNDMTEVTGRVLPAPMLQYGGRVSTDTGRDCGRGLSPQNKTVATPNQGVWDMRGKQFYAGIEIKVWAVACFAPQKQCREDLLKSFTDQLRKISKDAGMPIQGQPCFCKYAQGADSVEPMFKHLKMSYVGLQLIVVILPGKTPVYAEVKRVGDTLLGMATQCVQVKNVVKTSPQTLSNLCLKINAKLGGINNVLVPHQRPSVFQQPVIFLGADVTHPPAGDGKKPSIAAVVGSMDGHPSRYCATVRVQTSRQDMSQSLNPTTSLQEQLFSQEVIQDLTNMVRELLIQFYKSTRFKPTRIIYYRGGVSEGQMKQVAWPELIAIRKACISLEEDYRPGITYIVVQKRHHTRLFCSDKAERVGKSGNVPAGTTVDSTITHPSEFDFYLCSHAGIQGTSRPSHYHVLWDDNCFTADELQLLTYQLCHTYVRCTRSVSIPAPAYYARLVAFRARYHLVDKDHDR, encoded by the exons GCCCGCCTGCCCCTACCTCTCTGTTTCAGCCTCCGCGGCGTCCCGGCCTCGGCACGGTGGGGAAACCCATCCGGCTCCTTGCCAACCACTTCCAGGTGCAGATTCCCAAGATTGATGTTTATCATTATGATATTGACATCAAGCCTGAGAAACGGCCTCGAAGGGTCAACAG GGAGGTGGTGGACACCATGGTGCGGCACTTCAAGATGCAGATCTTTGGAGACCGACAGCCTGGCTACGACGGGAAGAGGAACATGTACACAGCACATCCACTGCCAATAGGGAGGGACAGG GTGGATTTGGAGGTGACCCTGCCTGGTGAGGGGAAGGATCAGACATTCAAGGTGTCCTTGCAGTGGGTGTCTGTGGTCAGTCTTCAAATGCTGCTGGAAGCCCTGTCCGGTCACCTGAACGAGGTCCCCGAAGACTCTGTCCAGGCCCTGGATGTCATCACCCGGCACCTACCCTCCATGAG GTACACTCCAGTGGGGCGTTCATTTTTCTCCCCGCCGGAGGGCTACTATCATCCTCTGGGTGGAGGCAGGGAGGTCTGGTTTGGTTTCCATCAGTCTGTCCGTCCTGCCATGTGGAACATGATGCTCAATATAGATG TGTCGGCCACTGCTTTCTACCGTGCCCAGCCTGTGATAGAATTCATGTGCGAAGTGCTTGATATCCAGAACATCAACGAACAGACCAAACCACTGACGGACTCGCAGCGCGTCAAATTCACCAAGGAAATAAGAG GATTGAAAGTTGAGGTCACACATTGTGGTCAGATGAAGAGAAAATATCGAGTGTGCAATGTCACACGCCGACCTGCCAGCCACCAAAC GTTCCCCTTACAGCTTGAGAATGGCCAAGCCATGGAGTGCACAGTAGCCCAGTATTTCAAGCAGAAGTACAACCTGCAGCTCAAGTATCCTCATTTGCCTTGTCTACAAGTGGGGcaggaacagaaacacacctACCTTCCCCTGGAG GTCTGTAACATTGTAGCAGGCCAGCGCTGTATCAAGAAATTGACAGACAACCAGACATCCACCATGATTAAAGCTACAGCTCGCTCAGCCCCCGACAGACAAGAAGAGATCAGCCGACTG gtcAAAAGCAACAGCATGGTCGGGGGGCCAGACCCTTACCTGAAGGAGTTTGGCATTGTGGTGCACAATGACATGACGGAGGTTACTGGGCGTGTGCTCCCTGCGCCCATGCTGCAGTATGGGGGCCGGGTGAGTACAGACACAGGGAGGGACTGTGGCAGG GGACTCTCTCCACAGAATAAAACTGTGGCCACGCCCAACCAGGGCGTGTGGGACATGCGCGGGAAGCAGTTCTATGCTGGCATCGAGATCAAGGTCTGGGCTGTGGCCTGCTTCGCCCCACAGAAACAGTGTCGGGAAGACCTGCTCAA GAGCTTCACTGACCAGCTGCGAAAAATTTCAAAGGATGCTGGGATGCCCATTCAAGGCCAGCCATGTTTCTGTAAATACGCCCAAGGAGCTGACAGTGTGGAGCCGATGTTTAAACACCTCAAAATGTCTTATGTCGGGCTGCAGCTGATTGTGGTCATTCTGCCCGGCAAAACACCTGTCTATG CCGAGGTGAAGAGGGTGGGCGACACTCTCCTCGGCATGGCCACCCAGTGTGTCCAGGTGAAGAACGTAGTGAAGACGTCCCCTCAGACTCTCTCCAACCTCTGCCTCAAGATCAACGCCAAACTGGGAGGCATCAACAACGTTCTTGTGCCTCATCAGAG GCCCTCTGTGTTCCAGCAGCCAGTCATCTTTTTGGGGGCCGATGTGACGCATCCTCCTGCAGGTGACGGGAAGAAGCCATCCATTGCGGCAGTGGTGGGCAGCATGGATGGCCACCCCAGCAGATACTGCGCAACAGTGCGAGTCCAGACATCACGACAAGACATGTCCCAG AGTCTGAATCCGACAACGTCTTTGCAGGAGCAGCTCTTCAGCCAAGAGGTCATCCAAGACTTGACCAACATGGTGCGGGAACTGCTCATCCAGTTCTATAAGTCCACACGCTTCAAGCCCACTCGTATCATCTATTACCGCGGCGGCGTGTCAGAGGGACAGATGAAGCAG GTGGCATGGCCAGAGCTGATAGCAATCCGCAAGGCGTGCATCAGTCTGGAGGAGGATTACAGGCCGGGCATTACCTACATTGTGGTCCAGAAGCGTCACCACACTCGTCTATTCTGCTCTGACAAAGCTGAGCGG GTGGGGAAGAGTGGCAATGTCCCAGCCGGCACCACAGTGGACAGTACCATCACACACCCGTCCGAGTTCGATTTCTACCTGTGCAGCCATGCTGGTATTCAG GGAACCAGTCGTCCCTCCCACTACCACGTCCTGTGGGATGACAACTGCTTCACAGCAGATGAACTGCAGCTCCTCACCTACCAGCTGTGCCACACCTACGTCCGCTGCACTCGCTCCGTCTCCATCCCAGCACCGGCCTACTACGCCAGGCTAGTGGCCTTCCGAGCCCGATACCACCTGGTGGACAAAGACCACGACAGGTGA
- the ago4 gene encoding protein argonaute-4 isoform X3, whose protein sequence is MEALGPGPPAPTSLFQPPRRPGLGTVGKPIRLLANHFQVQIPKIDVYHYDIDIKPEKRPRRVNREVVDTMVRHFKMQIFGDRQPGYDGKRNMYTAHPLPIGRDRVDLEVTLPGEGKDQTFKVSLQWVSVVSLQMLLEALSGHLNEVPEDSVQALDVITRHLPSMRYTPVGRSFFSPPEGYYHPLGGGREVWFGFHQSVRPAMWNMMLNIDVSATAFYRAQPVIEFMCEVLDIQNINEQTKPLTDSQRVKFTKEIRGLKVEVTHCGQMKRKYRVCNVTRRPASHQTFPLQLENGQAMECTVAQYFKQKYNLQLKYPHLPCLQVGQEQKHTYLPLEVCNIVAGQRCIKKLTDNQTSTMIKATARSAPDRQEEISRLVKSNSMVGGPDPYLKEFGIVVHNDMTEVTGRVLPAPMLQYGGRVSTDTGRDCGRGLSPQNKTVATPNQGVWDMRGKQFYAGIEIKVWAVACFAPQKQCREDLLKSFTDQLRKISKDAGMPIQGQPCFCKYAQGADSVEPMFKHLKMSYVGLQLIVVILPGKTPVYAEVKRVGDTLLGMATQCVQVKNVVKTSPQTLSNLCLKINAKLGGINNVLVPHQRPSVFQQPVIFLGADVTHPPAGDGKKPSIAAVVGSMDGHPSRYCATVRVQTSRQDMSQEQLFSQEVIQDLTNMVRELLIQFYKSTRFKPTRIIYYRGGVSEGQMKQVAWPELIAIRKACISLEEDYRPGITYIVVQKRHHTRLFCSDKAERVGKSGNVPAGTTVDSTITHPSEFDFYLCSHAGIQGTSRPSHYHVLWDDNCFTADELQLLTYQLCHTYVRCTRSVSIPAPAYYARLVAFRARYHLVDKDHDSAEGSHVSGQSNGRDPQALAKAVQIHYDTQHTMYFA, encoded by the exons GCCCGCCTGCCCCTACCTCTCTGTTTCAGCCTCCGCGGCGTCCCGGCCTCGGCACGGTGGGGAAACCCATCCGGCTCCTTGCCAACCACTTCCAGGTGCAGATTCCCAAGATTGATGTTTATCATTATGATATTGACATCAAGCCTGAGAAACGGCCTCGAAGGGTCAACAG GGAGGTGGTGGACACCATGGTGCGGCACTTCAAGATGCAGATCTTTGGAGACCGACAGCCTGGCTACGACGGGAAGAGGAACATGTACACAGCACATCCACTGCCAATAGGGAGGGACAGG GTGGATTTGGAGGTGACCCTGCCTGGTGAGGGGAAGGATCAGACATTCAAGGTGTCCTTGCAGTGGGTGTCTGTGGTCAGTCTTCAAATGCTGCTGGAAGCCCTGTCCGGTCACCTGAACGAGGTCCCCGAAGACTCTGTCCAGGCCCTGGATGTCATCACCCGGCACCTACCCTCCATGAG GTACACTCCAGTGGGGCGTTCATTTTTCTCCCCGCCGGAGGGCTACTATCATCCTCTGGGTGGAGGCAGGGAGGTCTGGTTTGGTTTCCATCAGTCTGTCCGTCCTGCCATGTGGAACATGATGCTCAATATAGATG TGTCGGCCACTGCTTTCTACCGTGCCCAGCCTGTGATAGAATTCATGTGCGAAGTGCTTGATATCCAGAACATCAACGAACAGACCAAACCACTGACGGACTCGCAGCGCGTCAAATTCACCAAGGAAATAAGAG GATTGAAAGTTGAGGTCACACATTGTGGTCAGATGAAGAGAAAATATCGAGTGTGCAATGTCACACGCCGACCTGCCAGCCACCAAAC GTTCCCCTTACAGCTTGAGAATGGCCAAGCCATGGAGTGCACAGTAGCCCAGTATTTCAAGCAGAAGTACAACCTGCAGCTCAAGTATCCTCATTTGCCTTGTCTACAAGTGGGGcaggaacagaaacacacctACCTTCCCCTGGAG GTCTGTAACATTGTAGCAGGCCAGCGCTGTATCAAGAAATTGACAGACAACCAGACATCCACCATGATTAAAGCTACAGCTCGCTCAGCCCCCGACAGACAAGAAGAGATCAGCCGACTG gtcAAAAGCAACAGCATGGTCGGGGGGCCAGACCCTTACCTGAAGGAGTTTGGCATTGTGGTGCACAATGACATGACGGAGGTTACTGGGCGTGTGCTCCCTGCGCCCATGCTGCAGTATGGGGGCCGGGTGAGTACAGACACAGGGAGGGACTGTGGCAGG GGACTCTCTCCACAGAATAAAACTGTGGCCACGCCCAACCAGGGCGTGTGGGACATGCGCGGGAAGCAGTTCTATGCTGGCATCGAGATCAAGGTCTGGGCTGTGGCCTGCTTCGCCCCACAGAAACAGTGTCGGGAAGACCTGCTCAA GAGCTTCACTGACCAGCTGCGAAAAATTTCAAAGGATGCTGGGATGCCCATTCAAGGCCAGCCATGTTTCTGTAAATACGCCCAAGGAGCTGACAGTGTGGAGCCGATGTTTAAACACCTCAAAATGTCTTATGTCGGGCTGCAGCTGATTGTGGTCATTCTGCCCGGCAAAACACCTGTCTATG CCGAGGTGAAGAGGGTGGGCGACACTCTCCTCGGCATGGCCACCCAGTGTGTCCAGGTGAAGAACGTAGTGAAGACGTCCCCTCAGACTCTCTCCAACCTCTGCCTCAAGATCAACGCCAAACTGGGAGGCATCAACAACGTTCTTGTGCCTCATCAGAG GCCCTCTGTGTTCCAGCAGCCAGTCATCTTTTTGGGGGCCGATGTGACGCATCCTCCTGCAGGTGACGGGAAGAAGCCATCCATTGCGGCAGTGGTGGGCAGCATGGATGGCCACCCCAGCAGATACTGCGCAACAGTGCGAGTCCAGACATCACGACAAGACATGTCCCAG GAGCAGCTCTTCAGCCAAGAGGTCATCCAAGACTTGACCAACATGGTGCGGGAACTGCTCATCCAGTTCTATAAGTCCACACGCTTCAAGCCCACTCGTATCATCTATTACCGCGGCGGCGTGTCAGAGGGACAGATGAAGCAG GTGGCATGGCCAGAGCTGATAGCAATCCGCAAGGCGTGCATCAGTCTGGAGGAGGATTACAGGCCGGGCATTACCTACATTGTGGTCCAGAAGCGTCACCACACTCGTCTATTCTGCTCTGACAAAGCTGAGCGG GTGGGGAAGAGTGGCAATGTCCCAGCCGGCACCACAGTGGACAGTACCATCACACACCCGTCCGAGTTCGATTTCTACCTGTGCAGCCATGCTGGTATTCAG GGAACCAGTCGTCCCTCCCACTACCACGTCCTGTGGGATGACAACTGCTTCACAGCAGATGAACTGCAGCTCCTCACCTACCAGCTGTGCCACACCTACGTCCGCTGCACTCGCTCCGTCTCCATCCCAGCACCGGCCTACTACGCCAGGCTAGTGGCCTTCCGAGCCCGATACCACCTGGTGGACAAAGACCACGACAG CGCTGAAGGCAGCCACGTGTCGGGACAGAGTAATGGCCGGGACCCTCAGGCACTGGCCAAGGCAGTTCAGATCCACTATGATACCCAGCACACCATGTACTTCGCCTGA